In Lates calcarifer isolate ASB-BC8 linkage group LG21, TLL_Latcal_v3, whole genome shotgun sequence, a single window of DNA contains:
- the kcne4 gene encoding potassium voltage-gated channel subfamily E member 4, whose product MEHLENSTASPKLFSSQSSANSQADKSDGNAYLYILIVMSFYGVFLCGILLGYFRSKRREKRRTNIFTRLVHEEEQREWGALPKKHSLTFPAAVSGLCSVQVSLPFCGNHDNHFGLLHYDGVLPSPLACALCTEQSSISSLCSSADTRFAIEEETDSGTAEGPEENMKGGSENSGDDSG is encoded by the coding sequence ATGGAGCATCTGGAAAACTCAACAGCATCACCCAAACTCTTCTCCTCACAGAGCAGCGCAAACTCCCAGGCGGACAAAAGCGACGGGAACGCATACCTGTACATATTAATAGTGATGTCTTTCTACGGAGTCTTCCTCTGTGGTATACTGCTTGGCTATTTCCGTTCCAAGagaagggagaagaggaggaccAACATCTTCACGCGCCTAGTGCACGAGGAGGAGCAACGGGAGTGGGGCGCGCTGCCCAAGAAGCACAGCCTCACTTTTCCCGCCGCTGTCTCCGGACTGTGCTCGGTGCAGGTGTCCCTGCCTTTCTGCGGTAACCACGACAACCACTTTGGACTCCTCCACTACGACGGAGTGCTGCCCTCTCCGCTGGCGTGCGCGCTGTGCACGGAGCAGAGCAGCATTAGCTCCCTGTGCTCCTCCGCGGACACGCGCTTTGCCATAGAGGAGGAGACGGACAGCGGCACGGCGGAGGGACCGGAGGAGAACATGAAGGGAGGATCCGAGAACAGCGGAGACGATTCGGGCTGA